The segment GCTCGAATGTCCTGCAGATCGACCTTGCCGCGAACCGGTGCTGCTGCAGCGCCGCCCTTACGGGTGCGGCGTCCGGAAATCTTCTCGGCATGCTCGATCCAGAATGCCAACTGTTCGTGCAATTCGTTGGCATGCTTGAGATTCAAATCGATGCGGTACTGGTTTCCACCGATGCCGAATTCGATGGATTCACCTTGGCCGTCTTTGATGACCGATCCGTCTACATCGTCGATCATCTGCACAAGTGTCTTGCGTGCCATCTCGTACCTCTTACACGTCTGGGGGATGTGATATTCAAGTTCTACCACCCATTCTCGTATTCACGCAAAGAACTGCAGGCGTTTCGCAACGTGTCGAATCGACGAATATCGGTGCAGAAATTGATCAGCTTTTCGAGTGCGTAATCGATGAAATCGAATAGTGCTGTGGCGCAATTGGTTTCATGGGCACAGCCACGCGCACCGTTCGACCGCGAACGAATTTCCGCGACACCGAGCACGAAAACAGAACATGCGGACCGATTTGGCCGGGTGTCCAGCTTTTCGTGTGGCAATACAACCGGAACAACAACGATCGCATCGAATCAGGCGGTTCGCAGCCCTCCGCTCCTACGCCGGGCGTGGCACGGTCACTCGAGTCCGACGCTCGGGAGCCTCAGCTACTCCGCACCGGACGAGGAGAGCTATTCCGGCAGACGAAGATCTGGTTTGTCCAACTCTTCGATGTTGACGTCCTTGAAGG is part of the Rhodococcus sp. SBT000017 genome and harbors:
- a CDS encoding Lsr2 family protein, translated to MARKTLVQMIDDVDGSVIKDGQGESIEFGIGGNQYRIDLNLKHANELHEQLAFWIEHAEKISGRRTRKGGAAAAPVRGKVDLQDIRAWARENGHEVSARGRISQDVQAAYEAAH